In Coffea eugenioides isolate CCC68of chromosome 4, Ceug_1.0, whole genome shotgun sequence, the genomic stretch TCCCTTGGCCATGTATATTGTACATTTTCATGCATGGGAAAATAGTTTTTCGAAGAGCCAGCAACTCATGTATAGAAATATCTCAGGCTTTCTAAGCTATTTAAGCCAAGTCAGATCTTAAAAAGGCTAGCCTTAGATGCAACCAAGTAAGCAGAGATAAAGTAGGGAAGCTGGTAAAGATTTGGAGGTTCGTAAAAAAGTATGTGGGCAGAATGCAAAGATTGAACTTTGTTTCACAAAGTTTCAGACTTTTGATCAGCAATGTTTTGCCCTTAAACTCAAAATAATCTTCATTTAAGCTTCTGTCTACACTGATTGCAGGCATTTGTCAATGTTGTTCTGACATTATGTGATGCTGAGGATTCTGTAATTATGTTTGCACCGTACTACTTCAATGCATACATGTCATTCCAGATGACAGGTGTTACTAACATTCTTGTTGGTCCCAGTGATCCAAAGACTCTTCATCCAGATGCAGGTTGATTACTCTGCAAAATACTTGTTTCGTGTCATTATTCGTTCCATTATGTTTATTCTTGATTTCGATGCACTGTTCTGAAACTTTGCTGTCATTGAAGTAGAGCCTAAATTTTTCGGTTTTGGCTTCTGAAGTAGCGTTTGCTTGTTAGGCAGATTTATTCTCGTTTTGTAGTCGTTTTAAAGCTTAGAAAGTTTAAGTCTATTCTTGGATTTGTCATGCATTTAACAAGTATTCTCAACTTAGTTTTTGTCCTAATAATTTTAGTCAAGTGCAACTTGCTTGGGTAATGATGTGTATAAAGTTTGTCCAGCActagaaattaaacaaaaagtTGTGGCTATTGATATGGAGGTATTCAGAAGTACCCCATGTTTACAACAGTCATAGTTCAATACTGTTTGCTAAAACAATGGATAGCATATTGGGTGATGAACAATGTGTCTCACTTAAATCTCACTTGATTTTCAGATTGGTTAGAAAAGACTTTACTGGAGACTAAACCAACACCTAAGCTTGTTACTGTTGTAAATCCCGGCAACCCCTCTGGAACCTATATCCCGGAGCCTCTTCTTAAGGTCTCTCTCTAAAACTACTTCTATATCTGTTTAAGTGCTGTTCGGCTAATGATGGTAGCAGTCTGTTCTTTATATTCACACGTGCCCTTATCCTCTGGAAAACCAACTTACATTCACATATGACATGTTCAACAGAGGATATCGGACATTTGCAAAAGTGCAGGGTGTTGGCTTGTTGTGGATAATACATACGAGTAAGTACAGTTTCAGTTTACTTTTATGAGCAATTACTTGTGTTGAAGTCTATCCTTTCTCTCATGGACATTTGTTCACTTCATGGAAATATGCTACTAATGCCTGTTTTTGTACTGCATAAGTCACTTCTGCAGTATCTCATTGGTGCTTGTCTATGTTGCAAAGGTTTAAGCTATTCTTCATAGCTATTTCATGCGTGACCTCCTCAGCTGGTAATATAGTTGGTTTACTACAGCATTGGGTAAAGGTCTGACAATCTGACTCCTTAGATTACTGAAGTGACCACACAGACTTGAGATGGATGATTCTTCGTAAACTTAGCTTTGGATTACAAGATCCCTTAATATACGGAACTAAGTTTATATCTGTCAATCAACTCATTGCATGGACCAGATACACGTGAAAAGTCACGATTGATTCAGCACGAGGCTCTTGCTCGTCTGGACGACCCTAAGAATGAATGTGTGGTACAAAGCTACCTCTATAGGTGGTACAAAGCTTTATCACCTATGCAAGCTATGACCTCCCAAATCAGGTTTGGTCAACCTGTTCATTACATGACACCACCCTTGTTAGAGCAATCTCACTGATGCAGTCTCATCTAAGTTTAGGGTTAAACTGAAAATAAGAAGAGTAGCATGGGCCAACAGCTGGATGTAATCAAGTTTGATTTCTTTATAGAAGGCAGAATAAACTGAAGACCTTCCATTCAGCAGCTTGTTACAAAAATATGTCATACAAGACTTGATTGGTAGTGCATTTTGGTAAGGTTGTCGCAAATGTGTTTTGATGGAAGAACAAGGACGACGCATGACAAAAGAGCTAACAAAATCACTGTCCTGTTGCTTGTTTCATTAAATATCTGTCTAATCCTACTTTTGAGTACGCATAGCTTACACGGGGTTAAAATGTCAAATGTGCAGGTACTTTATGTATGATGGTCATAAACATGTCTGTGTAGAGGATACTCATGTAGTCAACATCTTTTCCTTCTCCAAGGCTTATGGTATGATGGGTTGGCGAGTTGGCTATGTAAGTAATGCTTTACTGCTCCGTCCTGAGATTGTCCCATGTTTGTTTAAAGAAATAATAATGAAGTTGTTTTGTTTCatccctcttcttcttcttctttcacTTCATGACATAGCAACTATTCTTGTGAACTTAGTGATGGCACCAACTTGTTTATTTGCTAACGTGAAAATGCTACTAGACATACTTGTCTCTGAGGCAAGAATGCCTGCATTGAGTTTTGATGTTTGAAATAACATTTTGCTCCATCCAGATTGCTTTCCCTTCAGAAGATGAGGACTTGAAAGATCAACTTCTCAAAGTCCAAGACAACATACCCATCTGCGCACCCATAATCTCGCAAAAGCTGGCTCTTTTCTCATTGCAAATGGGACCGGAGTGGGTCACTGATCAAGTGAAAGACCTTGTCAAGAACAGAGCACTTGTTCTTCAAGCATTATCACCCTTAGGAGAGGGTGCTGTTAGAGGTGGAGAAGGTGCAATATATTTGTGGGCAAAGCTTCCAGAGGAATATCCGGACGACTTTGAAGTCGTTCGCTGGCTAGCAAGGAAACATAGAATAGTTATAATTCCGGGGAGTTCCAGCGGCTGTCCTGGTTATGTAAGGATCTCATATGGCGGATTGGCTGCAGATGGTTGTCGAGTTGCTTCAGAAAGACTAAGAGAAGGGTTAGAAGAACTGGTGAAAAAGGGAATGGTGGAATAGTTTCTCTTGAATATTATTATAAAGCCCAGAATGACTTGATTCTAATGGATTCTGGCTCTGGCACATTTCAATGTTAGAAAAAGGACGGATTTTTGTGCATTCTAATAACAAACATTCACTCTATTAAAGCTTGCACTGGTGGTGGTTGTTCTGTCGGCCTAAATGATGATTGAATCGGCATGTCTCTAGGGACaaacattttgattttttttttctttatcccATTAATGTCTCTCCATGCATTGCTAAACATTCATCACAgattaaaatttatttatttccgTCGACTGGTTCGTGGCGTTTAGCCATAAATTGTTTAAGACGCTGTTGCTTGTGATGGCTGGACCTGATTGAAAAGGAGGAAGGTTCAAGAATGCACTATTAGCAAATGGAAGAAACAATTAGTACGTTAAAAGTTCAGAAAAGGATAAGCAACAAAGGAATGTGCTTTTGAGTCTTTGATGCCTAATACCCTCGAACTAGGAGGCATGAACCGCGCAGGGCGCGGTGATAATTTATTATGGATGCCCATAAAACATATGTAGTGTAGTGGGtatataattttgaaaataaaaaggaCATTGACTTTATTAGATGTAATAAGTTGGAATAACAAAAGTAACAGCTAGGACAGAAGGAATGTTTGTTGCTTAAAACTCCAAAGGCTAAAGAACTATACAAAGATCTAGGCTTTAGAAACGCAGAAACAAAACAAAGTTTAGTAATTGTCCAGTGAATGAATCGTCTAAGTAACAAACATGTGGTCTATAGTCTACATATCACTATTCCAAATACTACTGCTGCCTAAGAACTCAGCCCAAGAAGAAAGGCTCTGAGCTGGCAGCATAACAAAGCATcccaaagaaaattttttaaaaagaacaGAACCACTAAATGCTATTAGTATCAATAGCATATAAGCCTCAAAACTAATACCGACGCCACTACAAGCTCAAAGAAGTTCACGAGCTGACAAGATAGCACAAGAAATAAGCATCCAAAAACAACCTCTCTAAACTGGGTAGCAAGCAACAACAGCGTATTTAGTGCACGTCACTTTGTTGATCACATCGGATGAACGCTTAAAACAGCATAGGAGCCTGGTCAGTTCAATTCGACAAGCCACACGATGGTACAACTTAAAGGTCTGCAAAAAGGTTGAATCGAAATAAAGTGGCAATTCAAGAATCCCTGTACACAAATCAGACCATTAAAATTGCATAAAAGAAAGTTCATTAATGacaaatccaaatgacctgGCTACATAGTTGAACAATCTCCAAGTTCAGGTATCTATGCATGAGAATAGAGCAACACATAACCTCATCGTCAGCAGCCTCAAACATGTCAAGCGCGCTAACACCAATCAGCTTCTCAGCTTCGACACCTAATGCAATAACATTTACACACCCAGTATCATCATGAAAAGTGAGCCGGATCCATGCTCTAtaacaaaaataacattaaccaccaaaaaaaaggaaaccaaGGAATacatagggtttttaaaaacTAATAACTAATAACAAATCCACGATGCACCTAGGGAAATCATACATTCCCTGACCTCAACCAAGGTATACAAATAGTCTTATATGTTGACAAGACACCCTCAATTGATTTTAGTTTTCTCACGTGGCACGATACCGTTGGGGTAAAAGATTGGAGGCACAAACAAAAGTGACACGAAAAATCAACATAATTtcttttcacaaaaaatcaagATGTAGAGGGGAATGCAACATTGGCCATACATCTTTAACAAGAGCTCTGTGTTATTATAGCAATCAAACTTCCAGATAAGAGTTTTGGAGCCACGAAAACAGGCAATTTCGCATTTCAGACACATGCAAacatttaattcttgtttatcAATGAAGGAACATTATTACAGTTGCAATGTACATTTTTTGTGTGCTAAAATGTCTAGAATTAAAAAATTTCATCCTCCATTTGCAAAGCCTTCTATTGCATGATACAGTTCCTGCCAAAATCCAGATGCAGCAGTGATTTGATACTACAAACAACTTAACTAAGAGAAACAGCTCCTTAGCAGTATCAAGAACAACTGAACATTTAGTATTCATGCCAGACTGCAGATTTACCAAAATGATCTCATAGCATTATACCTGATCAATATTGAACAAGCTAAACGTTTAAAAAAGTTTCCTCGTCTAATGTAGCTCAGGACATAGAAAACAATGCATGCAATAAATCTTATAGAATAATCAGTGGGTAGAAGCAACCTTTTTTGTAGacaaatcctttttttttttttgcaccgGCTTCTTCACAGTCGACCCAAACACTTCATACttaataaaaaggaaaatgttTAACAATCAAAAGCTGTCCCATTCCATTTCCAgtagcaaaaaaaataaaaataattgtcTAGTTTATGGAGTAAATCTTGCACCTGAGTACATGAACTATTAACCCAATGCAGGAAAGGTCAACTGCACATTAATTAAAGTACTGCAATTCAAATAGAACTAACATGAAACGGGGATACCTCTAATCAAATGCATAGGGATCATCTGCATAAGGATTCAGAGATCCTTCTGAAAACAGATCACCTATATTAGATGAATTTGTATGAACTTGTCCCTTTGTTCCCTATCATGAAATTCCAATCACAAATGTCAGTACACATAACATAAAATTATATGTGACCGTAATCACAAGGCATCTTGCAGTGTACAGAGACAAACTTCATCACATACAGTTAAATTTCTCCTTGTTTCTACTTTACCTTGCTCAGGTTAACCAATTGCTCTGTTTCATTGCATTAATCTATTAGTAATCAcaacttaatcctaaatgataTGAATAAGAGTAACACCATTTCAAGGTAAGAGAATTTCGTGACCACGATTATTGTCTGTCTAGTACACCCCATTCATCAAAAATAGGCAAAAATCATACTTCTTGTTGGGTGAGACATGACTGACACTCCACAAAAGATCAAAAGCTAAAACAACCAGCATGATGACACTGAGAAGGAAAATTTATCCTAGTTCATCGTTTAATTACCTTAGTAACAGGTCTAGGTGTAACAGCTTTTGGTGTCTCTAGTTTTTTATGTCTACTTGGGTCCTGTAGTAATAGGGacaattacacataaccaagaAATATACACATAAAGAATCGTTCCCCTACGACAATGCATACTGATCAGAAATCAAAATTACATACCGCAAACATTACAGTActtttggttttcctttttttgtaatTGTTCTTCCATTTGCTGTTTCGACTTCATATTCATGATGAGTGACCTGCTTAAGCAAGGAAAGGAGGTTAGACAAACGGGCACAAAGAGTTGGGCTGAATTTTCTACGAACACAGAGAGCTGATCAATGATATTCAGAAGCATGAACTTAATTTTCCATGTCTTTCTTGAGATATAGattaaattgacaaaaaaagaaaaaaagggagagcGAGGCATAGGAAAACTGATACGGGTCATGGATTTCTCTTTCATTGTAAAAATATAGACTGGCaggctttcctttttttttattagtgcTCACTTGGTCGGGTTGGTTATAAGAATCGGACCTTTTCTTGGTCAGCGAGGGTGAGTTTGTCGGAAGCGTCGGAAAGGGAGGCATCGAGGGACTGAAGCTGGGACTGAAGGTCGGCGATGATGGCGTCAAAACATACGAATtccagggaaaaaaaaaaagaagaaagaaggaaacttGTAGCAAGGACTGAAGCTGACTGGACAGGAAGACGAGACGAAGAAAGCTTACAACGAAGGAAGAGGAAGAGATCCAAACAAATGGAAGAAGATCCGGACAGTTGCAACCAACAGCGAAGATGGCACCTCCTTGGGCGGAAAGAAGACAGTGGCTGAGCAAAAAAACAGAAAGCTGCACGTCACCGgacaagggaaaaaaataggaacggcagggaaaaaaaatgaacagaGGAAACTTGAAGAGAGGATCGGACCTCACtggaaaggaaaataaaagacaaagaaGAGAGCTTACAACAAAAGAGGAGGAGAGGCAAACGAACGGCACAAGATCTGTACCGATGCAGCCGACAGCGAAGGTGGCAGCTCCTTGGGCGATAAGAAGGCTATGGGCTTGGGAGAACCGAATACCAGAGCTCAACAAAATGTTGCAGCAGGCTCCAGAGCATGCGAGTAAGTGGCAGAGCAACATTGTGGGGAGAAGTAAATGCAGTTGGAGAGAGAAGGGAGCGGGAAGAGAAAGAAGACAGTGGCTGAGCAAAAAAACAGAAAGCTGCACGTCACCGgacaagggaaaaaaataggaacgccagggaaaaaaaatgaacagaGGAAACTTGAAGAGAGGATCGGACCTCACtggaaaggaaaataaaagacaaagaaGAGAGCTTAGAGGCAAACGAACGGCACAAGATCTGTACCGATGCAGCCGACAGCGAAGGTGGCAGCTCCTTGGGCGGTAAGAAGGCTATGGGCTTGGGAGAACCGAATACCAGAGCTCAACAAAATGTTGCAGCAGGCTCCAGAGCATGCGAGTAAGTGGCAGAGCAACATTGTAGGGAGAAGTAAATGCAGTTGGAGAGAGAAGGGAGCGGGAAGAAAGCAAATGCAGCAGACACACAGAAAGGACGGACGGGCACATGGGACACTGGCAGGCGAAGCCAGATGGGAAGCTGACGCGCAATGCGCGAACAACATGATGCTTCCAAACCACATGCCGGGCACGTGAGAGGACGACGAAAGTTTTGGCTGAATGTTGGTGGGACGTTATCTACTTATTATTATGTTGATACTAGGAGGTATAAAACGCGCGATGCGCGTAGGTAATTGAAGACAATATGCCCTGCCAAGTATGCTAAATATGCGTGGGTAATAGTGCTTAGTGTTTAATGTTGAAATTATAAGGTTGATTACACTAATTGTTTGAAGCTGAACATGGAGTGTGTAAAGTATAGATTATATAAGAGACTGGAATAATCTGCCAATATGTAGATTAAGGGAGCGATTGAATTTCGATGCATTCTTCTTTTATCCAGCATGgtatacaatttttttttttggatatcaATATGAATATGCATGGCAACATTTGAAGCCTATATGTATCTAAACTTAGAGTTAAAAGAGAAAATCAATTTATTTGATATTCAAATTGAGAATAGTAGAATAAGAGTTCATTTCAGAGGATCACTAACTAATGAAACCAAAATGAATAACATTTTGAGTGTGTAAATTTTTAAGTTTAACTCAATCTTATGCTAATTTGGGATTTGTGTAACAAATCTCAAGCTATTTAAGtttgaattaataaaattatttttgagtTTGATTCAATAATGAATAAACTTAATTTTAAAAGCTTTAGCAAATTGAATTATTCCTCAAATTATGACGTTGGTAACATAAGAAACTCTTTAGACTGGATTCAAATGGATTAGATCCAAGAGTTTATAGTGTAATAtgttcaaaattgaaatttaagatGGAAAATTAGAATTGAGTATACGTTATTAGGCGAATGCACAACGGAATTAGCGCTTTAAATTTGAATCAATACTCAAAATCTTAAGGGTTTGTATAACATTTATTGGCAAGATTTGAAATTAATGTGCTTAGATTTTTTACCCTTGTCAAAAACAAAAGTCATAGAGGGATAACAAAGTCAAAGTTGGACCTTGTTAAATTTTTTGGTTTGAATTCTATAACTAATCCAAGCTTGAAGATAAGCTCACTTACCTATTCAATATCAGTTAATATAAGGtttaaaaatactttttttGTTTATAATTCTTTAGGAATAAAATACTTCAGTGTTTTTAATTATTGTTTTAGCTGTAAAATTTGGAAAAGAAGACTGATTTTTTGGTGCGGATAATCAGAAAAATTACTGTTTCCAAAGTGCTATAAACTTCAAGGTAATGCAAAGACTTTAAATCTATTGCACTACATAAACACGACAACGATTCTGATTATGTAACTGGCTAGTGAATTGGATATGAAAAGCAAAAACTATAAACAGAAACTTAGTAGCTTGCAGGCTGAAGCTTTATAAGCAGATGCTATACCTTTTTGGATTCATAACCTTTGTCTTCTGATGAACttgaaaaaagtaaatgaaagcAATTAAAACTAATCTATTGCCGCAGAAATAGTTGTAGCAAAGACAGATATATTTTTTGAAGAAGATACTACTTGGGAAAATAGAGCATAACCTTACATTGCATATGAACAGAAGCATTAAAACATCGAAAAGTACTGATATATTAAAATGCCAGATCATTGATACATTACTGAAATGCGCGTCATTAATTATGGCCTAATTGACCTGAAGCTGAAAGTTAAAATGCCATGGATACATTTTTTCGATGCCTTTTCGATTGAATACAACAACAGCAAAGGAGTTGTGTGATTGGGGAAGAAAGAGCAATAACTCTCCTGGACGAAGAGAATGTTCAGTCACAAAGTTGTTCCAGTTCTGGTGAAAAGATCTTTGCTTCATGCCGATGGCATAACTTTTGTATCCACTGGTGAGAATAATTGTTGGTGTTCTGTTCTCATTAAGCTGGATATCAGCATACTGTGGAAGTTCCTGTTGACAACAGGTATGCATTCTTAGCTGGCATACTGGACAATGGAGCTGAGAATATATTGTATAGAAAACAATTATTTACCAAGCTGTATTTAGATTGAGGAGTGTAAAACTGGTAGAACGAAACAAATGATGACCAATCATGCTTGAAAAATTGATTTATGCATGATGTGATAGTAGTTAAATTGACCTGTGGAGCTGTATCATCTGTACATGTTGAAAGAAGGTGTAAGTGTAAGCGTTATCagtaaagtaaataaacaaaGTATAGTTAAATAGGAAGGTTAACCTTCAACATTGAGATTAATGCTTGGTAACATAGGCAAAGGAAGCGTCCATGGCATGAGAATATGTGACTGTGAAGTACAAAAAGCCATAGTATCATAGGATAAATTGCCTTTGATTCGCAGGAAAAGCATATTAGCTTCATCAATCAGATTTTGAGCACAATAAGTTTCCCAGCCTTCCGCAAAACACCTGTCTTTGATTTTTATTTCCCAGCAGCGAAGACCATGATATAATTTAATGGTTATACCATCTTGAAATCCCATTGAATTAAATACAGTTGCTGAAATCTCCTATAAAGGACAAATACAAATAAGGTTGCTTATTATGccaagaagaaggaaagaaagagattaTGTTGTCATTGACTAACTTGTTTGGTTTTACTTGAACAAAAAAGAACATAACACCATGGCTGTCCTGTTGGTACGTCCTGAGAACCAAGGGCAATTGTATCTAGCAAAAAAGTTAAAGCATAAGATGTAGGAAATATATAACAAAGAAACAATATACATAAGTATAAAAGAGGAAATGAAAGTATACCTGCATCTGTAAAAGCTTCAGGAGAAAGAGTGGTTATAGTATGCAACCACTGGGCAACTGAATCGAAAGAATAAAAAGATGGTTCACCTGTATGTTTTATTAGTTGTGGATAGCTTTCCATGAAATTGTTTTTGATGTAATAGATGGTTTGTTCTTCAGAAGTTTTAACCATCGTTGCTGCATGAATTTTTGTTTTATCAAACGTACAGAGGAAGAATCTAGTCTTATTTCCTTGAGGAACTGCCAACCATTTCTTGAAGGGATTTTTTGGTTTAGTCATTACTAATTGGAAAGGCAGAAAAGGAAGGAACTATGAAATAACAAAACTTTAGTATTAGAATAAGAGCTATGGGACTAATAGGAAAAACTGGTATTGCAAAGGAAACCTGTTCATATGTTTATATAGTGTAAAACTATGAAAAAGCTGTCTGTATTTAATCGCTGAACATTAAAATGGTAGTAAATATGGTAGGTGAATGGAAGTAATAACCAAAAAAGCTGCATAAGGATAATAAATTTCTACTGCCAAATTGATGCTAACTGTGTTCAATTCTACAGTTCACGACCTGTTGCTCTACTGGCAATTACCCAATGCTAGTTAGTATATAAAGTCAATGGCAGAGATTTGTATAAAACAGCTGGGAATTTCTAAAAATAGTGCATCACTAATTACGCAAAAAGTGACAAGCATCCAGATGATCTTCCTGTATAGGAAAGCATCAGAGAAGTACGTGATGAACTTAATGAGCCACTGCAATACTATGCAGAAAATGGAGTAAAAAAAATAGGTAGCTTTACTCTGACACACATTAACTTAGGAAAAATAAATTCTAACAGGCCTAAATAGGAGACTATTTTCTCAGGAAACTCAGCACAGCATACTTAATTATAAAATTACTGTTGCATCATAAACATAATGAGTTAAGGATTTCGAGAATAGAGTTAAAGCTGCAATACAATTTGCCAAACGCAACTGATAAGTATTCAATTGCTTAATCAGTTTAACGCCAATTTCGAGAATAGAGTTTAAGCTGCAATACAATCATTTGCTTCGCTTCTTCTTTGCAGCAGATTCTTCAGATCCACTAAATGTTTCGAGAAGAGAGCGGCGTGTTTTCGATGATGACTCtgttttttctgcaaaagaaaGTTATGAACGAAGTAAAACGATCAGGTTAAAGCTTAAATAGCAGTGCCTTGATTTTCATCGATTTCATAAAGAAAGTTAAATAATTATGTTAAGGAACATGAAACTATTATCTTAGGAAAATCAGACTGCATAATAAACAGAAGGAAGTATATACCTGGAGATAAATGCGCAGAGGCTGTGCTTTCAGGGGCACTGTTCTGAACTTTTGAGGCGACAGGTGATTGGCATCTGAATGAGGTATTTTCAGCATTGTCTTCAAAATAGTATGCAACAGTGTAACGCTGGTATGATCCATCATTTTTTGTGTTCCCTGGTTTGAGCTGCACTATGAACATCTTACTCTTTAATTCTTCATGGAGTTTGTTTAATGGTAGCTCCTCATTCTGTAAATCAATGCTGGGTTTAGAAAACTTTATCATATAGGCATCAGTCACAGAATCTTTTGAGTAAGTAAAGAGAATGCGTATTCAAACCCTATTGAAGTAATCCATTGCTTGTAAGGCAGTAAATCCAAGCAAAGTCTCAGCTTGTTCACCGAAAATGGATGCAGTTATCGTGTCAGTGTGATCAGTAAGGTCAATATCAAAACGACATCTGCAATTGATgtaaataacaaaagaaatgaaTATATGTGTAGAATATTAAGTAAGTCAAGAAAGGTTTATTAACCACAATAAGCATCTTTCCTTGGTTGAGCAGACTGCTTTTCATTGCAATGGTTGCAGGTGTAGGTGCATCCATAGTCAGCATCAGTTAGCCGTCGGCATTTCACACATGCCATATAGTAATATTTTTGTAAGATGTGCTCAAAAGAAAACATACACTTGACCCAGGAAACCTTTTAGGGAAAAAACAATGTCAATTGATGTATAACAAATATAAGAGTCTAATTGAAAacatatttgaaaaaaatgtaaaaggCAGTAGATACTTGCCTTTTCCGTTGGAAGAACATCTGTTATAGTACTTAGTTTGTGTTGGGGGCCATAAAACATTTTAGGAGACTGGTTAGTATATGGTTTCTCATTGCTGACAACAAGCAGTTCCTTTTCATTTCTGCATGCCCTGTATATACAAAATAGAAGGGAACAAGATAAATCAATGCTAAGTTAGAAGTCCTAACTGAGAACATAAAAATGCATTTATATAACAATAATCACCAATTTTTCAACGTTCTTGCATCTCTTATAGGTGGATCAACAATAACAACCGAATCATTCCTTGTTGAGAGTG encodes the following:
- the LOC113767886 gene encoding replication protein A 70 kDa DNA-binding subunit B-like, with product MVNLLCIDDIKPRMKGWSAHVTVEEKIHVATSKHSPTRYQKVVLADSKGSRVEGIMFNTAVEKMGPKFHVFKKYLISNADVREIEEKYQTNGLTIQWLISTRTVVEELDEQATDLLPSQFTAASFKDLPLYADSKSHAVDIMAVVVDSMPVVPIKKDLKESFVQRFLIVNEEMIPTVLSLWNAFVENEGKLITDQSNKHPVILCRRLKVVTYNGISLSTRNDSVVIVDPPIRDARTLKNWACRNEKELLVVSNEKPYTNQSPKMFYGPQHKLSTITDVLPTEKVSWVKCMFSFEHILQKYYYMACVKCRRLTDADYGCTYTCNHCNEKQCRFDIDLTDHTDTITASIFGEQAETLLGFTALQAMDYFNRNEELPLNKLHEELKSKMFIVQLKPGNTKNDGSYQRYTVAYYFEDNAENTSFRCQSPVASKVQNSAPESTASAHLSPEKTESSSKTRRSLLETFSGSEESAAKKKRSK
- the LOC113767918 gene encoding aromatic aminotransferase ISS1; translated protein: MGSHGMLARRALLTENPVMVEIQELIRGVKDSISLAQGVVYWQPPKQALQKVQEIVGEPSVSRYGADEGLPELRKAIVEKMRQENKLHKSSVMVTAGANQAFVNVVLTLCDAEDSVIMFAPYYFNAYMSFQMTGVTNILVGPSDPKTLHPDADWLEKTLLETKPTPKLVTVVNPGNPSGTYIPEPLLKRISDICKSAGCWLVVDNTYEYFMYDGHKHVCVEDTHVVNIFSFSKAYGMMGWRVGYIAFPSEDEDLKDQLLKVQDNIPICAPIISQKLALFSLQMGPEWVTDQVKDLVKNRALVLQALSPLGEGAVRGGEGAIYLWAKLPEEYPDDFEVVRWLARKHRIVIIPGSSSGCPGYVRISYGGLAADGCRVASERLREGLEELVKKGMVE